The Armatimonadota bacterium genome includes a window with the following:
- a CDS encoding [FeFe] hydrogenase H-cluster radical SAM maturase HydE, translating to MEASRLEELLQRADATGDLTREEVRSLLELQDPHQVQSLLETADRVRAREVGDEVHIRGLIEFSNHCRKNCAYCGVRRGNTKLERYRMTPAEIVDLAVYLDSRGIRTAVLQSGEDAWYTGPMLAEVVRAIKSRTDMAVTLSVGERPFEDYALWREAGADRFLLRHETVNARLFDEMQTGSTLENRLRCIRDLRSLGYQVGIGFMVGLPGQTTDDLADDLMFAREFQPDMLGIGPFIPHPDTPLGNHPGGTLEMSLKCVALGRILTRNALIPATTAIGSIDEYGREKALQAGANVVMPNYTPPGRREKYEIYPNKRCVGEDPALCHGCLQARILAIGRRVATGRGDSPKKQTPASVG from the coding sequence GTGGAAGCCTCCCGGCTGGAAGAACTGCTGCAGCGGGCCGATGCCACCGGAGACCTTACCCGAGAGGAGGTCCGCAGCCTACTGGAGCTGCAGGACCCGCATCAGGTACAGTCTCTGCTGGAGACGGCGGACCGGGTGCGCGCGCGGGAGGTGGGTGACGAGGTCCACATCCGGGGCCTGATCGAGTTCTCCAACCACTGCCGGAAGAACTGCGCCTACTGCGGCGTCCGGCGCGGTAATACAAAGCTGGAGCGCTATCGGATGACCCCGGCTGAGATCGTGGACCTGGCGGTCTACCTGGACTCTCGGGGCATCCGGACGGCCGTACTGCAATCCGGGGAGGACGCCTGGTATACCGGTCCGATGCTTGCGGAGGTGGTGCGCGCCATCAAATCCCGGACGGATATGGCAGTAACGCTTTCCGTAGGCGAGCGACCCTTCGAGGACTATGCCCTGTGGCGCGAGGCCGGGGCGGACCGCTTCCTGTTGCGTCATGAGACGGTCAACGCCCGGCTGTTCGACGAGATGCAGACTGGATCCACGCTGGAAAACCGCCTGCGCTGTATCCGCGATCTGCGCTCGCTGGGGTATCAGGTGGGAATCGGCTTTATGGTGGGGCTCCCGGGGCAGACCACGGACGACCTTGCTGACGACCTGATGTTCGCCCGCGAGTTCCAGCCGGATATGCTGGGAATCGGGCCGTTCATCCCCCATCCGGACACCCCCCTGGGCAATCATCCGGGCGGGACGCTGGAGATGTCTCTGAAATGTGTCGCCCTGGGCCGGATTCTGACGCGCAACGCTCTGATACCCGCCACCACCGCCATCGGCTCCATTGACGAGTACGGGCGGGAGAAGGCCCTGCAGGCGGGGGCGAATGTGGTCATGCCCAATTATACTCCTCCCGGGAGGAGGGAAAAGTACGAGATCTATCCCAACAAGCGATGTGTGGGCGAAGACCCGGCACTCTGCCACGGATGCCTGCAGGCACGCATCCTGGCAATAGGCCGGCGGGTCGCCACCGGGCGGGGGGACTCCCCCAAGAAGCAGACGCCGGCAAGCGTCGGCTGA
- a CDS encoding nitroreductase, which produces MLKDLILKNRSYRRFQQERSVPVQTLRELVELARFSPSAANLQPLKFLLVCSPEACARVFPTLAWAGYLQDWDGPAEGERPSAYIVILGDTRIRAHIDCDHGIAAQSIMLGAVERGLGGCMIGSVDRERLRQELDIPAHFEILLVLALGEPVEKVVLDDVEPGGDIRYWRDAFGVHHVPKRPLDELIAGEFC; this is translated from the coding sequence TTGCTGAAAGATCTCATCCTCAAGAACCGCAGCTACCGGCGCTTCCAGCAGGAGCGCAGCGTGCCTGTGCAAACGTTGCGTGAGCTGGTGGAACTGGCGCGCTTCTCTCCCTCGGCCGCCAACCTCCAACCTCTGAAGTTTCTGCTGGTGTGTTCTCCGGAGGCCTGCGCGCGGGTCTTCCCGACGCTCGCCTGGGCAGGCTATCTACAGGATTGGGACGGGCCGGCGGAGGGGGAGCGGCCGTCGGCCTATATCGTGATCCTGGGCGACACCCGCATCCGGGCGCATATTGACTGTGACCACGGCATCGCCGCCCAGTCCATCATGCTGGGAGCCGTGGAACGGGGGCTGGGCGGCTGTATGATCGGCTCGGTGGATCGGGAACGCCTGCGGCAGGAGCTGGATATTCCGGCCCATTTCGAGATCCTGCTTGTTCTGGCGCTTGGTGAGCCGGTCGAGAAGGTCGTCCTGGACGATGTAGAACCGGGAGGAGACATCCGGTACTGGCGGGATGCCTTCGGCGTGCATCATGTCCCCAAGCGGCCGCTGGATGAGCTGATCGCAGGGGAGTTCTGCTAG
- a CDS encoding glycosyl transferase family 1 — MSVPSPARPIRIERVIARLNIGGPARHTILLTRHHREMGFVSELVAGRESPGEGNMLWLAAENGVEPVIIPALGRELSPLRDPAVLFALYRRFRRLRPDVVHTHTAKAGAVGRVAAWLARVPVRIHTFHGHVFSGYFSPAKTRCFVELEKRLAGISTRIIVLGARQQEEILGLGIGRPEQYVQVPLGLDLSAFLNAEEHAGELRSELGIPADCPVVAIVARLVPIKNHEVFLRAAALVSEQLPDARFLIVGDGPERARLEALTEQLHLRGRVLFLGFRDDLPRIYADCDATALSSNNEGMPVALIESLAAATPAVATDVGETREVISDGQSGFVVPPSDPDALAAALLQLLASRQRAKEMGAAGRRHVYPRFSIERLASDLAGLYMSMLQEKGRP, encoded by the coding sequence GTGAGCGTGCCGTCCCCTGCCCGGCCCATCCGGATCGAGCGTGTCATCGCCCGTCTGAACATCGGCGGGCCGGCCCGTCACACCATCCTGCTCACCCGGCATCACCGCGAAATGGGCTTTGTCTCGGAGCTGGTGGCCGGACGGGAGTCGCCGGGTGAGGGCAATATGCTCTGGCTGGCTGCGGAGAACGGTGTGGAACCGGTCATCATCCCCGCGCTCGGACGTGAGCTGTCGCCTCTGCGCGATCCGGCCGTGCTCTTTGCGCTCTATCGCCGCTTCCGCAGACTGCGGCCGGACGTGGTGCACACGCACACCGCAAAAGCGGGGGCCGTGGGGCGCGTGGCCGCCTGGCTCGCGCGCGTTCCGGTGCGCATACATACGTTCCACGGCCACGTGTTTTCCGGCTACTTTTCTCCGGCCAAAACTCGCTGCTTCGTTGAGCTGGAGAAGCGTCTTGCAGGGATATCCACCCGAATCATCGTCCTGGGAGCCCGTCAACAGGAGGAGATTCTGGGACTGGGGATCGGCCGGCCGGAGCAGTATGTGCAAGTGCCGCTGGGACTGGACCTCTCCGCCTTCCTCAATGCCGAAGAGCACGCAGGAGAGCTGAGGAGCGAACTCGGCATCCCGGCTGATTGCCCGGTTGTCGCCATCGTGGCCCGTCTGGTGCCCATCAAGAACCACGAGGTGTTCCTGCGCGCGGCGGCGCTGGTATCGGAACAGCTTCCCGATGCGAGGTTCCTGATCGTGGGCGACGGGCCGGAGCGGGCTCGCCTGGAGGCGCTCACGGAACAGCTCCATCTCCGGGGCCGAGTCTTGTTCCTGGGGTTCCGGGACGACCTCCCGCGCATCTATGCAGACTGCGACGCGACGGCTCTTTCATCCAACAATGAGGGAATGCCGGTGGCGCTGATCGAGTCGCTCGCCGCCGCCACGCCGGCGGTGGCCACGGATGTCGGCGAGACGCGGGAGGTTATCTCGGATGGCCAGAGCGGATTCGTTGTGCCGCCTTCGGACCCTGATGCTCTCGCGGCCGCCCTGCTGCAACTTCTGGCGTCGCGCCAACGTGCGAAGGAGATGGGCGCGGCTGGCCGGAGGCACGTCTACCCTCGCTTCTCTATCGAACGCCTGGCTTCGGACCTGGCCGGGCTGTATATGTCGATGTTGCAGGAAAAGGGACGCCCATAA
- a CDS encoding cupin translates to MQTLAYNLNEKAEFASDGIVSKTIVDEKFAKVILFGFAAGQSLSEHTSSMPAIIHILSGKGKVLLGQQWHDAVPGSWYFMPPGLNHAIQADEDTVMLLTMFRGAAAPVAGP, encoded by the coding sequence GTGCAAACACTTGCGTACAATCTGAACGAGAAAGCGGAGTTCGCATCGGACGGGATCGTCAGCAAGACGATCGTGGACGAGAAGTTCGCAAAGGTCATTCTGTTCGGCTTCGCAGCGGGACAATCGCTTTCTGAGCACACCAGCAGCATGCCGGCCATCATCCATATCCTTTCCGGAAAGGGAAAGGTCTTGTTGGGACAGCAGTGGCATGACGCCGTTCCGGGCAGTTGGTATTTCATGCCGCCCGGACTGAATCACGCCATCCAGGCCGATGAGGACACCGTCATGCTTCTGACCATGTTCCGGGGCGCTGCTGCGCCGGTCGCGGGGCCGTAA
- a CDS encoding GDP-mannose 4,6-dehydratase: MRVLVTGGAGFIGSHLVEGLLRKGYQVTVADDLSTGDLGNLEAVRDQIEFLQLDLADLEQARIAVRGVDAVLHEAAIPSVPRSVADPIGSNRANIDGTLNTLVAARDEGVKRFVYAASSSAYGQGPELPKVESLPPDPISPYAIGKLTGEFYCQAFYRLYGLPTICLRYFNVFGPRQDPNSEYAAVIPKFITRLLNGERPVIYGDGEQSRDFTYVDNVVHANLLALETERGFGEMMNAACGERFTLNELFRKLCEIIGAECEPVYEDERPGDVKHSHADISKARSLLGYEPMVSFEEGLRRTVDYFRSTMEAARR, translated from the coding sequence ATGCGCGTTCTGGTTACGGGGGGAGCAGGATTCATCGGCTCGCATCTGGTGGAAGGATTGCTCAGGAAGGGCTACCAGGTCACTGTTGCGGATGACCTGAGCACCGGAGATCTGGGCAATCTGGAGGCGGTCCGGGACCAGATCGAGTTCCTGCAGTTGGACCTGGCGGATCTGGAGCAAGCGCGCATTGCAGTGCGGGGAGTGGACGCCGTCCTCCACGAAGCCGCCATCCCGTCCGTCCCGCGCTCGGTGGCGGATCCCATCGGCAGCAATAGGGCGAACATCGATGGCACGTTGAACACGCTGGTGGCGGCGCGGGACGAGGGAGTGAAGAGGTTCGTCTATGCCGCCTCCTCCTCCGCTTACGGTCAGGGGCCGGAGCTGCCCAAGGTCGAGAGTCTTCCCCCTGATCCCATCAGCCCGTACGCCATCGGTAAGCTCACAGGCGAGTTCTACTGCCAGGCGTTCTACCGTCTTTACGGACTTCCCACCATCTGCCTGCGATATTTCAACGTCTTTGGTCCGCGTCAAGATCCGAATTCCGAATACGCGGCGGTGATCCCGAAGTTCATCACGCGGCTGCTGAATGGCGAGCGGCCGGTCATTTACGGGGACGGAGAACAGTCCCGCGATTTCACCTACGTGGACAACGTGGTGCACGCCAATCTCCTTGCCTTGGAAACCGAGAGGGGCTTCGGCGAGATGATGAACGCGGCGTGCGGCGAAAGATTCACCCTAAACGAGCTCTTCCGGAAGCTGTGTGAGATCATCGGCGCCGAATGCGAACCGGTCTACGAGGACGAGCGACCCGGGGACGTGAAGCACTCGCACGCGGATATCAGCAAAGCCAGAAGCCTACTGGGCTATGAGCCAATGGTCAGTTTCGAAGAGGGACTGCGCCGGACGGTGGACTATTTTCGCTCCACGATGGAGGCGGCCCGCCGTTGA
- a CDS encoding nucleoside-diphosphate sugar epimerase, which produces MLQPGGDTRVKVLVTGGAGFIGSHLVDRLLERGDTVTVLDDFSTGSRNNLTHIPSTARLSVVEGSVLDAELVASLVRECDEVYHLAAAVGVRRILDQPLQSIRVNLRGTENVLDAALPGQRILVASTSEVYGKNCSDALRETDDSIVGATSVTRWLYATSKAMDEFCALAHHRERGIQAVIVRFFNTVGPRQTGTYGMVLPNFVQKALRNEPIPIYGDGRQRRNFTYVDDAVEGILRLMATPAAVGQVFNMGGSEETSIEELARRVRAVCGSRSPLQYVPYSCAYSAGFEDMQRRRPDTGKLRETIGFAPATPLDEIIRRVADYFRSRNGGL; this is translated from the coding sequence ATGCTTCAGCCCGGAGGAGATACACGGGTGAAGGTTCTTGTGACAGGCGGGGCGGGCTTCATCGGCTCACATCTGGTGGACAGACTTCTGGAGCGGGGAGACACGGTCACCGTCCTGGACGATTTCTCCACAGGAAGCCGCAACAACCTGACGCACATCCCTTCCACCGCCCGCCTGAGTGTGGTGGAAGGTTCCGTGCTTGATGCGGAGCTGGTGGCCTCCCTTGTCAGAGAATGCGACGAAGTCTACCATCTGGCCGCAGCCGTGGGCGTGCGCCGCATTCTGGACCAGCCACTCCAAAGCATCCGCGTCAATCTGCGGGGAACCGAGAACGTGCTGGACGCGGCGTTACCCGGACAGAGGATTCTGGTCGCCTCGACATCGGAGGTCTACGGGAAGAACTGCTCGGACGCCCTCCGAGAGACCGACGACAGCATCGTCGGGGCTACCAGCGTCACCCGCTGGCTATATGCCACCAGCAAGGCGATGGATGAGTTCTGCGCCCTTGCGCATCACAGGGAGCGCGGCATCCAGGCGGTCATCGTCCGATTCTTCAACACGGTGGGGCCGCGACAGACGGGCACCTACGGAATGGTCCTGCCCAACTTCGTCCAGAAAGCGCTCCGAAACGAGCCCATTCCCATCTACGGGGACGGACGGCAACGCCGGAACTTCACCTACGTGGATGACGCGGTGGAGGGAATCCTCCGTCTGATGGCAACCCCGGCCGCCGTGGGACAGGTGTTCAATATGGGCGGGAGTGAGGAAACATCCATTGAGGAGCTGGCGCGGCGCGTGCGTGCAGTGTGCGGGTCGCGTTCTCCGCTCCAGTATGTGCCTTATTCCTGCGCTTACTCGGCGGGGTTCGAGGATATGCAGCGGAGGCGGCCGGACACAGGCAAACTGAGAGAGACCATCGGGTTCGCACCCGCCACGCCGCTCGACGAGATCATCCGCCGCGTGGCGGATTACTTCCGCTCCCGGAATGGAGGGTTGTAG
- a CDS encoding glucose-1-phosphate thymidylyltransferase: MKALILSGGKGTRLRPITHTSAKQLVPVANKPILFYTIEAVRDAGITDVGIIVGDTHQEIRAACGDGSRWGVKITYIQQEAPLGLAHAVKIAQDFIGDDTFVMYLGDNLIRDGITELVDRFRAEKPNSQILLAHVPNPGAFGVAELDGERIVRLVEKPKEPKSDLALVGVYMFDSTIFEAVNAIKPSWRGELEITDAIQYLVDTGRNVRAHIIKGWWKDTGKREDMLEANRIVLEDLETSIEGEVDAESVLHGRVGIGKGTSVERSTIRGPVIIGENCVITDAYIGPFTSISDGCVITRCEIEHSIILEECRIEDLGVRMEDSLIGRNSCVRRCDTKPRAYRFMLGESSDVSVL, translated from the coding sequence GTGAAAGCACTGATTCTGAGCGGCGGCAAGGGCACTCGCTTGCGCCCCATAACTCACACCAGCGCCAAACAGCTGGTGCCTGTGGCCAACAAGCCCATCCTCTTTTACACCATCGAGGCTGTCCGAGACGCCGGGATCACGGACGTAGGAATCATTGTGGGAGATACCCATCAGGAGATCCGGGCAGCCTGCGGGGACGGGTCGCGCTGGGGGGTGAAGATCACCTACATCCAGCAGGAAGCGCCGCTGGGTCTGGCCCACGCCGTGAAGATCGCTCAGGATTTCATCGGCGACGACACGTTCGTGATGTATCTGGGCGACAACCTCATACGGGACGGCATCACGGAGCTGGTGGACCGTTTCCGCGCCGAGAAGCCCAATTCGCAGATTCTGCTGGCGCATGTGCCTAACCCGGGAGCCTTCGGCGTTGCGGAGCTGGACGGCGAACGGATCGTCCGTCTGGTGGAGAAACCGAAGGAGCCGAAGTCCGATCTGGCGCTGGTGGGGGTCTACATGTTCGACTCCACCATCTTCGAGGCGGTGAACGCCATCAAACCGAGCTGGCGCGGCGAGCTGGAGATCACGGACGCCATCCAGTACCTTGTGGATACCGGCCGGAACGTGCGGGCGCACATCATCAAGGGATGGTGGAAGGACACCGGCAAGCGCGAGGACATGCTGGAGGCCAACCGCATCGTCTTGGAGGATCTGGAGACCAGCATCGAGGGCGAGGTTGATGCCGAGTCCGTCCTGCATGGGCGGGTCGGCATCGGAAAGGGAACGAGCGTCGAGCGCAGCACCATCCGTGGCCCGGTGATCATCGGGGAGAACTGCGTCATCACCGACGCCTACATCGGGCCTTTCACATCCATCAGCGACGGGTGTGTGATCACCCGATGCGAAATTGAGCATTCCATCATTCTGGAGGAGTGCCGCATCGAGGATCTGGGCGTGCGGATGGAAGACAGCCTTATCGGACGCAACTCATGCGTGCGCCGGTGCGACACCAAGCCACGAGCCTATCGCTTCATGCTGGGCGAGTCGAGCGACGTCAGCGTGCTCTAG
- a CDS encoding GTP-binding protein, with protein sequence MAETKKNKKDLMIGIFGRRKVGKTNLAASLGGKVRPPRNAAAVANAPVKLKGLGSVNLLVPPGLDDERALGVEAAEAKALLERIDLAVVVIDASLGWSDYEKFLLSKIRFSGDPVVAVVNVEPGEDPSELLGLLKRFNVPAVALDLSRPGDASPVVDLLATEVKRVREQPSLVSGLVKKGDTVWLVVPDSRPSYLDPVGPLEMRLTADAVEAGATVSVIRASELRRRWEEITERPDLVAADSSVFGQVMDLLPDDVALTTPRILLSRQRGELDLYVRGAEAISDLKPGDRVLIAEACGLHVQPDDIARVEVPNLLRKWVGGDLEFSTSGGGATLEGVEGYDLVVRCAACTLDPETSAESLKAVRESGTPITNYGVALAYMHGILSRMIEPFVRAGELAPLRAESRSIPVELHDELCLPPGM encoded by the coding sequence ATGGCTGAGACAAAGAAGAATAAGAAGGATCTGATGATCGGTATCTTCGGACGCAGGAAGGTGGGCAAGACCAACCTGGCCGCTTCGCTGGGCGGGAAAGTCCGGCCTCCCCGGAACGCCGCTGCGGTGGCGAACGCCCCGGTGAAACTGAAAGGGCTCGGGAGCGTCAATCTCCTGGTCCCACCGGGTCTGGACGATGAGCGGGCGCTCGGTGTGGAGGCTGCGGAGGCGAAGGCGCTGCTGGAGCGCATCGATCTGGCGGTGGTGGTGATTGATGCCTCGCTAGGTTGGTCGGACTACGAGAAGTTCTTGCTCTCCAAGATCCGGTTCTCGGGCGACCCTGTGGTGGCGGTTGTGAACGTCGAGCCCGGTGAGGATCCCTCCGAGCTGCTGGGGCTGCTGAAGCGTTTCAACGTCCCGGCGGTCGCGCTGGACCTTTCCCGGCCGGGCGACGCCTCTCCGGTGGTGGATCTGCTGGCAACTGAAGTCAAGCGAGTGCGCGAGCAGCCCAGTCTGGTCAGTGGGCTGGTCAAGAAGGGCGACACGGTGTGGCTGGTGGTGCCGGACAGCCGTCCCAGCTACCTGGATCCGGTGGGTCCGCTGGAGATGCGCCTGACAGCGGACGCTGTGGAGGCCGGCGCGACGGTCTCCGTCATCCGCGCTTCAGAACTGCGCCGCCGCTGGGAGGAGATCACGGAGCGTCCTGACCTGGTAGCCGCCGACTCGAGCGTCTTCGGGCAGGTTATGGACTTGCTGCCCGATGACGTTGCTCTGACCACTCCCCGGATCCTGCTCTCGCGCCAAAGGGGCGAGCTGGACCTGTATGTGCGTGGAGCGGAGGCCATCAGCGACCTCAAGCCCGGGGACCGGGTGCTGATCGCGGAGGCTTGCGGTCTGCACGTCCAGCCGGATGACATCGCGCGCGTGGAGGTGCCGAACCTGTTGCGCAAGTGGGTGGGTGGCGATCTGGAGTTCTCGACCTCCGGCGGCGGCGCGACACTGGAGGGAGTGGAAGGCTACGATCTGGTCGTCCGCTGCGCCGCCTGCACGCTGGATCCTGAGACATCCGCCGAGAGCCTGAAAGCGGTGCGCGAGTCCGGAACGCCGATCACCAACTACGGGGTGGCCTTGGCTTATATGCACGGCATTCTGTCCCGGATGATCGAACCGTTTGTCCGCGCGGGCGAACTGGCCCCGCTGCGCGCCGAGAGCCGCTCGATCCCCGTGGAACTGCACGACGAACTGTGCCTGCCGCCCGGGATGTGA
- the thiH gene encoding [FeFe] hydrogenase H-cluster radical SAM maturase HydG, which yields MQTQTIIKEKIDHILSDAEVENILEEGRRRSRDFALRALEDGKAAQGLTLEELAALAYSDDPEVLAGLRDAAHTIKKQIYGERMVFFAPLYISNFCSNNCLYCGFRHANKGLPRKALTPEEIAEEVRALLRQGHKRLLLVAGEDPRTSGIDYLERAVAAVYGVRENGASIRRVNVNCAPLSVEDFRRLKATQIGTYQVFQETYHRPTYKRVHPSGMKAHYEWRITAPDRAMEAGIDDIGVGVLFGLYDWRFEIVALLAHARYLETKFGVGPHTISVPRLEPAEGAPLSTDSPYRLTDDELKKVVSLLRVAVPYTGMILSTREAPELRDELFALGISQTSAGSRTTPGGYASADNEELAPTRLAQFTVQDHRSLAEMVRSFVKGEYIPSFCTACYRSGRTGDRFMALAKSGKIHDICQPNALASLKEYLLDYADEETRRAGEELIAASLKALPENLRRTTEKMLARLEAGERDVYL from the coding sequence ATGCAGACCCAGACCATCATCAAAGAGAAGATTGACCACATTCTGAGCGACGCGGAAGTCGAGAACATCCTGGAGGAGGGACGGCGCCGCTCGAGGGACTTCGCGCTTCGTGCGCTGGAGGACGGCAAGGCCGCCCAGGGACTGACCCTGGAAGAGTTGGCCGCCCTCGCCTACTCCGACGACCCGGAGGTGCTGGCGGGGCTCCGCGATGCCGCGCACACCATCAAAAAGCAGATCTACGGGGAGCGGATGGTGTTCTTTGCTCCGCTTTACATCTCGAACTTCTGCTCCAACAACTGCCTGTATTGCGGGTTCCGTCACGCCAACAAGGGTCTGCCCCGCAAGGCTCTGACGCCGGAGGAGATCGCCGAGGAGGTGCGCGCGCTTCTGCGTCAGGGTCACAAGCGCCTGCTACTGGTGGCCGGAGAGGATCCGCGCACCAGTGGAATAGACTATCTGGAAAGGGCGGTGGCGGCCGTCTACGGCGTGCGGGAGAACGGCGCGAGCATCCGGCGCGTGAACGTCAACTGCGCTCCTCTCTCCGTTGAAGACTTCCGGCGTCTGAAGGCCACACAGATCGGGACGTATCAGGTCTTCCAGGAAACCTACCACCGGCCCACCTACAAACGGGTGCATCCCAGCGGTATGAAGGCCCATTACGAGTGGCGAATCACGGCTCCGGACCGCGCGATGGAGGCGGGCATTGACGACATCGGCGTGGGGGTGCTCTTCGGCCTGTATGACTGGCGTTTCGAGATCGTGGCTCTGCTCGCCCACGCGCGCTATCTGGAGACGAAATTCGGCGTGGGGCCGCATACCATCTCTGTGCCCCGCCTGGAGCCGGCCGAGGGGGCGCCTCTGTCCACCGATTCGCCCTACCGCCTGACGGATGATGAGCTGAAGAAGGTGGTCTCGCTTCTGCGCGTGGCCGTGCCCTATACGGGGATGATCCTGAGCACGCGCGAGGCGCCGGAGCTGCGCGACGAACTGTTTGCCCTGGGCATCTCGCAGACCTCCGCCGGCAGCCGTACCACTCCGGGGGGCTACGCATCAGCAGACAACGAGGAACTCGCTCCCACGCGCCTGGCGCAGTTCACCGTGCAGGACCACCGTTCGCTGGCGGAGATGGTCCGGTCCTTTGTGAAAGGGGAGTACATCCCCAGCTTCTGCACCGCCTGCTACCGCTCCGGGCGCACCGGGGATCGCTTTATGGCGCTGGCGAAGAGCGGCAAGATCCACGACATCTGCCAGCCCAACGCTCTGGCCAGCCTGAAGGAGTATCTGCTGGACTACGCCGACGAGGAGACGCGCAGGGCCGGCGAGGAGCTGATCGCCGCCAGCCTGAAGGCTCTTCCCGAGAACCTGCGCCGCACCACCGAGAAGATGCTGGCCCGTCTGGAAGCGGGCGAGCGGGATGTGTACCTGTAA
- a CDS encoding lipopolysaccharide biosynthesis protein, with protein sequence MQSGNQEDSATARPTLEGEDRLFATAHLHSDLRGRSVRGGVLTVASQAGRFALNTVSLVALARLLTPADFGLVAMVQPITGFVAAFKDLGLNFATVQKPQINEAQVSTLFWINLLVSVLLAVLGTLLAPLVGLFYGDERAGWITVALSATFIFSGLGAQHQAILQRQMRFGSVAFADLAGILAGIVAAMLAAWQGMGYWSLVIMTAVTGAVNVAILWWQSRWIPGAPRKLREVREMLGFGGGLTGYFIVNYLTRNADNVLVGRFLGSEALGYYSRAYLLILLPMRQISSPVLPVAIAALSRLRADPERFRRYYLRILQIMACAGMPLIVFTLVCSESLIYLILGEQWLACVSIFRALGPAAFLLTFNEAEALIYVPTGETMRWFRWSLAVAPVYILVFAFGLQWGPVGVAICYSAAMVVLRFPSLAFAFRGSPLRLSHLLGVLWPPATASIGAGLPVLFINSISRVSGLHQVGVLMACLLIYASTYLGILVSLPGGKRVIQDVRAIIGELRTGRSAE encoded by the coding sequence ATGCAGTCCGGCAATCAGGAAGACTCAGCCACAGCCCGCCCCACGCTCGAGGGCGAAGACCGGCTTTTCGCCACCGCTCATCTGCACAGCGATCTCCGGGGCAGATCGGTCCGGGGCGGTGTGCTCACCGTGGCCTCGCAGGCCGGGCGTTTCGCTCTAAACACCGTCTCGCTCGTGGCGCTGGCGCGGCTGCTGACTCCGGCCGATTTCGGCCTGGTGGCGATGGTCCAACCCATCACAGGATTCGTGGCGGCATTCAAAGACCTCGGATTGAACTTCGCCACAGTCCAGAAGCCACAGATCAATGAAGCGCAGGTGAGCACTCTTTTCTGGATTAACCTGCTGGTCAGCGTTTTGCTGGCAGTGCTGGGTACACTGCTGGCACCGCTGGTTGGGTTGTTCTATGGCGATGAGCGCGCAGGCTGGATTACCGTTGCTCTGTCCGCTACCTTTATCTTCAGCGGCCTTGGGGCTCAGCACCAGGCGATTCTCCAACGCCAGATGCGTTTCGGGAGCGTGGCCTTCGCAGACCTTGCCGGAATTTTGGCCGGCATCGTGGCTGCTATGCTGGCTGCCTGGCAAGGAATGGGTTACTGGTCCCTGGTAATTATGACTGCAGTTACCGGCGCCGTGAATGTGGCAATTCTCTGGTGGCAGTCCCGCTGGATCCCCGGTGCTCCCCGGAAGTTGCGAGAGGTGCGTGAGATGCTGGGGTTCGGGGGCGGATTGACGGGTTATTTCATCGTCAACTACCTGACCCGTAACGCCGACAACGTCCTGGTCGGACGGTTCCTGGGGAGCGAAGCCCTGGGGTATTACTCCCGTGCCTATCTGCTGATTCTGCTACCAATGCGCCAGATCAGCAGCCCGGTGCTGCCGGTAGCAATTGCTGCATTGAGTCGCTTGCGTGCCGATCCGGAACGTTTTCGACGCTACTACCTGCGCATCTTGCAGATCATGGCTTGCGCAGGCATGCCTCTCATCGTCTTTACGCTGGTTTGCTCCGAGAGCCTCATATATTTGATTCTGGGTGAGCAGTGGCTTGCCTGCGTCAGTATCTTTCGGGCACTGGGGCCTGCAGCTTTCCTGTTGACTTTCAATGAGGCAGAGGCTCTTATCTACGTCCCTACGGGCGAAACTATGCGCTGGTTTCGTTGGTCTCTTGCGGTTGCCCCGGTGTATATTCTGGTTTTCGCGTTCGGACTTCAATGGGGACCGGTGGGCGTGGCCATTTGTTACAGCGCAGCGATGGTTGTGCTGCGTTTTCCGAGCCTCGCTTTTGCCTTCCGCGGATCTCCCTTGCGCCTGTCGCATCTGCTCGGGGTCCTCTGGCCTCCTGCGACTGCCTCAATTGGGGCGGGCCTTCCTGTGCTCTTTATTAACTCCATTAGCCGGGTCAGTGGGCTGCATCAGGTGGGGGTATTGATGGCTTGCCTGCTCATTTACGCCTCGACTTACCTTGGCATTCTGGTTTCGCTGCCCGGTGGCAAGCGTGTGATTCAGGATGTGAGAGCTATTATCGGCGAGCTACGCACGGGCAGAAGTGCGGAATAA